The Acetobacter oryzifermentans genomic interval TCATCCCAAATACGGAAACAAGGGGCAGGGCGGCAACCAACGCACCAAAACCAGGGTAACGGCGTGCCAAAGTGGAAACCAGAGCAATAATCAAAGCTGAAAGCAGGGTTTTGAGAAGAAAAAACATTCAGGTATCAGACAATAAATAAAAAACGCCTGACTATAATATATTTTTTAATATAGATGAATTGTATCACCCCACGTGGCGCATTAAATTAAATTTCAGGATATCATTCGTTATCTTTGAATAATTAAATCAGTTTGGATTAGTTTTTATGCGTTTAAAAGCTCTTTTTGCAGCCTCCGCTGTATTGCTCACCAGTTTTTCTGTGGCTCAGGCAGGTACTGTGCACACCACGTGGGAAAAGTTCAAGGCTGGCCATGCCATGCACCGGCTCTCTGTTGATGGCCAGAAAGCCATGATGGACGTGTTTCAGGCGCGGGATCTGCTGGCTCAGGGCAAAACCGATGCAGCTATTCCCCCGCTCTATGATGCACAAAAGCGCTTTAAGGCTGCCAGCGCAGATAACAAGAAGTTCTTTGCGGCAGAAAGCCAGCTTCAGCCAGCGCCGCAGCATCCGGTTTCTGCAACCCATACGCCAGTTGCCAACCCCACAACATGGGTGCCTGTTGGTGGTGAATTTATTGTAAGCGAAACACTGGTCCCAGAAAAACAGGCTGCATTGGCAAACGCCAACAAGCAGTTCCAAGCCGGGCAGACCCAGCAGGCGCAGCAGAGCCTACAGGTTGTGGGTGAAGATGCAGACTTCATTCTGGCCCTTGCCCCGCTGGAACAGAGCGAAGGCGCCCTGTACCGTGCAAAAGTGTTTACAGAAGGTCGCCAGCCGCAACAGGCTGTAGAAGCACTTAACCAGCTTCTGGATGGCGTTGTGTTTGTTTCGGACGATGTGGTGGAAAAAGTTGCGCCCTCCACACCGGCTAAAAAATCCAACTAAAACAATACGCTGCGTTATACGGCAGGGATGGGGAGCAAAAAAGTTCTCCATCCCTGCTTTTTTCTGTTGCATTTATTGAGAATGGTTCTTATTATCAATCTTGTCGCGGTGATGAAGGCGTTTCTGCTGGTGGGGCAAGGGGCATTACCGCGACAACTCTTGGTTCGTCTTGATTTATCCCGTTCAATCCCCGGTTCCTATCTGGAATGTTTTTGCATCCCCGGTCATTCCAGATAGGTTTTTTAAGTTCCCCTTGCCCCACCAGACTATCTTCTTTCTTGCAAGATATCAGGGTTTTTCAGGTAGCGCCCGATAGGGCACAACGCCTCTGGCATCGCTTCCTGTATCCAACATACGGCCCGAAACAGGCAAAGATCTGTGGCTGCAATTATCCCGCATACATGCGCGGCAGCCGGGGCCAATGGGTACAACCAATCTGTGGTCATTCAGGTTTAAACCATCTGCATAAACCGTTTTTGCGGCATCATTGATGGTACAGCCCAACACAATGGCAATCTGGCGTGGGCGGTCTGTATAGGTAACCCCCTCATGCCCTACAGTGCGGGCAACATTGAGGTAAATGGAATCATCCGTGGTTT includes:
- a CDS encoding YfdX family protein codes for the protein MRLKALFAASAVLLTSFSVAQAGTVHTTWEKFKAGHAMHRLSVDGQKAMMDVFQARDLLAQGKTDAAIPPLYDAQKRFKAASADNKKFFAAESQLQPAPQHPVSATHTPVANPTTWVPVGGEFIVSETLVPEKQAALANANKQFQAGQTQQAQQSLQVVGEDADFILALAPLEQSEGALYRAKVFTEGRQPQQAVEALNQLLDGVVFVSDDVVEKVAPSTPAKKSN